The genomic segment ATAATGCTGCTCGTTCAAAAAAAGCCCGATCCTTTCCGCAATCGCAACTGAACGATGTTGCCCCCCCGTACAGCCAACGCCAATCACCAAATGACTTTTTCCTTCTTTAACATAGTAAGGAAGAATATATTCAAGCAGATGAAGATATCTATTCATAAATTCTTGTGCCACTGGATTATTAAAAATATAATTTTGGACCAGAGGATGTTCTCCTGTTAGAGGACGAAGTTCTTCCACATAAAAAGGATTAGGCAAAAAACGAACATCAATTAACAGATCAGCATCAAGGGGTACCCCGTATTTAAAGCCAAATGAAATAACAGAGATCGCGAGCTGTCCTTGTCCTCGCCCTTCGCCATAAAGTTCAGTAATTTGCTGTCTTAACTGCTGCGAAAGGAGATTTGAGGTATCCATAATCTTATGAGCTTGCCCGCGTAATTCTGCTAGAAGTTTCCGTTCCTCATTGATTCCATCCAGAATCCGTCCTTGAGGCGATTGCGGATGCCTACGGCGGGATTCCTTATAGCGTCGTACAAGAGCTTCATCTGAGGCTTCAAGGAAAAGAATCTCATAAAGGAAGCCTTCTCTTTCCAAGTCTTTAAGGGCTTCAGCTAAAGAAGTAAAGAATTCTCCTCCTCTTAAGTCACACACAATAGCGGCTTTAGATACTTTTCCTTGAGACTGAGCACATAGCTCAACAAATTTTATAATAAATGCGGGCGGTAAGTTATCAATACAAAAATAACCTTGGTCTTCGAGGCACTGCAACGCCTGGGTTTTACCAGCCCCCGATAAACCCGTTATTACTAACAGTTTCATAGATTTACGATCCAACCTAGCCACCTCCTTAAATTTTGTCTGTATATCTTATTGAATGATAAAAATGTCTAGTACCCGTCTATTATATTATGTTAAAACTGAGTCCTTAACCTCTCTAAGATCTTGCAAACGGAGTTACGTTACAGACACTCGGACGGACGCTCGCAGACCAAGCTAAGAGCCTAACTGCTTATGCAAGTAGCAGGGTTCCCTCCCGATTCGCCGTCCTTGGCTCATGGTCGGCGAGTCACATCCGTGTGACTCGTCCCGCTAAAGCAAGAGCAGTTTTGCCCAAGCTTGGTATCTGCTCGCTTTAAGTCCTCGCTTACTGTAATCGTAACTCGCTTCGAAGAATTTCACGAGTAAAACCTTTCATCAATTGCTTAAGTAAAGCCTAAGAAGCAACCGAAGGATTTTGATTTACAAGAGGGAGCGACTTCAAAGCGAGCGGATACCAGACTTAGCAAAAAGGGCGTAGCGGAGACGGGTTGGAAACAGGACGTTTCCAACTGGCCAGTAAGGCAAGGATGCCGATTTTGCCAGCGCCCCGTCGGAGAGAAGGACTTGAGCGTTAGTCTGGTACCGCGCAGCTTACAGAGTGACCGGTGTAAAGCAAAATCCTGGAGAATATGCTCTGATAACACCTTAAGCTCTACTTCGCTGCAGCAATTTTGGTGGCTTCAGTCTGAGCCTGTGTTAACGCGTCTTGTGGTGCTGTTCCTCCCCAGGCTTTCTGCCACGCTGTATCTTGTAAG from the Desulfitobacterium metallireducens DSM 15288 genome contains:
- the rapZ gene encoding RNase adapter RapZ — its product is MKLLVITGLSGAGKTQALQCLEDQGYFCIDNLPPAFIIKFVELCAQSQGKVSKAAIVCDLRGGEFFTSLAEALKDLEREGFLYEILFLEASDEALVRRYKESRRRHPQSPQGRILDGINEERKLLAELRGQAHKIMDTSNLLSQQLRQQITELYGEGRGQGQLAISVISFGFKYGVPLDADLLIDVRFLPNPFYVEELRPLTGEHPLVQNYIFNNPVAQEFMNRYLHLLEYILPYYVKEGKSHLVIGVGCTGGQHRSVAIAERIGLFLNEQHYTMSVKHRDAARNRKGEKAR